The Scylla paramamosain isolate STU-SP2022 chromosome 32, ASM3559412v1, whole genome shotgun sequence sequence taataatagtcgtggtgagagagcagaacaTTTCAGAATGTCAAGCAGTTACTCTTgacggaaaggaaggaaagatgaaaaaaatgtaagccAGTTATGAGTCTCTTCTTGTGTCTCATGGTGTCTTATAATCAACGCtgccattcttttcttcctctgcgTCGTCATCTGAGAGCCACTGCCAGATAAAGACGTGTTAAGacttcttgcttccttcttgtTAGTGACATCTTACGAAGCCGCTGCAAAAGTTGCCTCCAGAGAGTGGCGCTCATTCATATGGTGACCCTCGTGATCTCATACATGCATTCCGCGGCAGGAGGTGTTCAGCGGGCAGGCGCAGTGCAGGTGGCCGTTCCTCCTGAACGGGACGGTGGTACTGGGCCAGGAGCAGGACCACGTGGGCGGAGGCTTCGATGGTACACAGGTAAGAATGTTCTGGCGGTGTAGGAGTGTGTGCTTGGAAATTGGGATAGTGGGCCCTGGAGGAAGGTGGCAAGGCTGGTGTGTGCTGCATATTGTGTTCCCTCATCCCTTTCAGGTGACGCGCGGGGACATCACGCAGGTGTACATGTGGGGCCGCCTGCTGGAACCCGCCACAGTGCGTCGCTTGGCCTCGTGCGGCACGGCCCCTGCCCACGACATACTCTTTTCCACAGAAACCTCGCAAATGGAGGTGTTCGGTGCTCAGGAGGATTGGCTGCCGCGATCCAGCCTGTGCAGGTGAGGCTCCGCTCAGCACAGACATCACCGTTACGCCTACCAAGTTAGGTACATTCATCTCTTCCATCTGTCTGCTTTCAGGGAGCAGCCCTTCTTTGCCATCCTGCCAGAGGAGAGGAGCCTGCAGGCGTCGCTGCAGGTGTGCCAGGTGATGGACGGCAGCCTGGCTCTGCCCACCTCCCCTGAGGAGAATTCGCGCCTCACGCGGCAGATGATGCCCTTCAGTGACGTGTGCGTGCCCACGGCGATGTGGAAACTGTGGCTGGGCACGCAGATGACGACGCCGGGACGCTGGGAGGGACTCCGCGACGCTGAGCCGATCACCTATCAGAACTTCCGGCCTTCCTCCAGCACCAACAGCTCCGTGTTTAGCTGCGCTGAGCTGCGCCTCGACGGTTACTGGGAGCCGGACTACTGCAAGTCCAAACGCTGCACCGCCTGTAGCTTTGTGCGTaccagcttcctcctcttccgcggGCTGTGTTTTGACAAGGAACTGGAAACCAGGTTCAGGGTGGTGGGGTCGCCTGAACAGCGGCCTGTATTCTGGAGTCACCAGGGTCTGCTGATTGCCTGGAGCGACAGCCTCAGGAGATGGCAGATGGAGGACCCGAACATCAACGCCACCTTGATGTGGGGACTCGGGGTTGGCAGTGACTATCCACTGGGGAGGCGGCTGTGGCGCCTGGCGCGGGAGATGTGCGGCCAGCCCGCGGGCCACACGCTGCACGCCAGCCTGTCCAGCTGTGCCACTGAGGAGTTCACGTGCTCCACCGGGGAGTGCATCGCGCCGCACCTGCGCTGCAACTTCCATTACGACTGCCCGGACCACAGCGACGAGGCGAGCTGCGCCGTGGTGGAGGCGAGCAACGACGCGCTGCTCAAACAggtcccgccgccgccgccgatgGGGTCTCCTCAAGATGACATCCTGCAGCTGCAGCCTTCCATGACCCTGACGAGAGTGGCCGAAGTGAACGACCTTAGCATGTCCATCACGCTGGAGTTCAAGCTGACCCTCACGTGGAGTGACCCTCGCGTCAACTTCCGTCACCTGGGGGTGGCCGGTGATAAGGGCACGATGCTCACCGAAGAGGATGGTGGGCGACTGTGGCGGCCGCTGCTGCGCGTAGCTAACCTGGACGGCAACAATCTGAAGGAGCTGGGGCGCCGCTTCCAGGCAAAAGCTATCGCTCCCCCAACGCAGCCGACCTTCAACGACGTGGATACAGGTGAGTCCTCTAGAGTCTAGTCTAGACCATATTgtgtccctctctcccacacgtCGCACATGTCCCGGGGAGGCGACGGAATGTCTTTGGGGTGGTAGTTCAGTGTGTCTCCTTTGTGTCTCACCAGATGGTATCTACGAGGGCCGATACGTGCATCTGCACCTGACACAGCGGTTCCTGGCGCGGGTGGCCTGCTACCTGGAGCTGTACTCTTATCCTTTCGACCAGCAGCAGTGCGCCGTGGAGGTGCAGCTGGCGCCGGAGTCTGGCGGCGGGGCGGCGGTGCGGATCTCGCCAATGGCTGAAGTGAAGTACACGGGACCCGAGACGCTGGCCATGTACACGGTGAAGCACGTGCAGCGCGCCAACGCCACAGAAAACAGCCTGAGGGTGGAGTTTGAGCTGCACCGGCGGCAGGGCGTCATCATGCTGTCCACCTTCCTGCCGTcggggctgctgctgctggtgagcTGGGCCACGCTGTTCGTGAAGATCAGCGAACTCAACGTGCGCGCCATCATGTCCCTCACCACACTGCTGGTGCTGTACACGCTCTTCGCCAACATGTCCAGGTCGCTGCCCGCCACCGCCTCCATCAAGCTCATCGACGTGTggttcttcttcatcatcttcctgcTTTTCACCAATATCGTGGTGCACATCTGCGTGCGTCCCACCACCCCGCCCATCACGGAGGTGAAGGTGTTTGTGCCCACGCACCCCGAACCCGCCCCCAGGGTGCCCGAGGCGCCGAGACTCCTGCGCTGGTACCGGCTGGTCATCCTGCccgtgctggtggtgctgttcAACCTCATGTTCTGGCTGGTGGTGCTCAcccagtgacacacacacacacacacacacacacacacacacacacacaaacacacgggcgcggcgaggcaaatgggcgagcctcttaatgtgtagcccctgttcacctagctgTAAGTAGGTACGgtatgtaacccgaggggttatggcctcgctgtcccggtgtgtggtgtgtgagtggtctcagtcctacgcaaagatcggtcactatgagctctgagctctttctgtagggtaacggctggctgggtgaccagtagacgaccgtaggtgaatgacacacacacacaaacacacacacacacacacacacacacacacacacacacacacacacacacacacacagctccacCACCAAGCACGTAATACAAACTCATCCCTCGCTTGGAAACAGACTACAATGCCATGTACCAAAACATTTGATGCCAACTTAGCCAATGCAAGATAAGACAGTCATCTAGGGACGTAACACCTTTGTCTACTATCTCTCtgttgtttgtctgtgtatctgtctatacGTCTGTCTCGACAACACAAAGACATCATGGTCATCTCATCATCTCTCATCACGATCTTATTTCCTCCCCAACCTGTTATCTGCTTTTTTACTCACCCTCCTAGCGTCCTCCTCGCACCGCTGCACCAACACCCTTTACTTTGCCTTCCCTTCTGATCGCCAACAGAGCCAAGTGTTCGTAAAGCCTCCGATGACGCGTTGTAGCACGGCAGCCAAGTACAACGCCCGCaatttgaaacgctttgctctctcatcacgactattttcaaaggccacagagataattagccgagttctcaagactgtttctcttgttaataatgtagaagtcttgttaaacTGTTTCTAGAACCGTgtaaatacccttgaaaatccgtgtaacttcaactagaaccttttgaaagtagtcgaggtgaggcgcagaagtgtttcagaatatggtcccaaGTTTCATCATAACCCACATCAAACTTCTTCCTGTGCCCTATTTTTTTGCGGAAACAGGAGCTGATCAAGAGTTTCCGTTCGCGTGTGAATGAACATAGCTGGGCGGACAAAGGGTATGCATTTGTATGAGGAGTAGATTGTTAATGTTAAATCCAGTTTTATGTTTCATTAAACTTGCTTAGAGAATAATCAAGAGCTTCAGCGTGCGTGTGaaagaacatgaggaaaaaaaaaatgtgtgagaAGTAAATAGTTTAAATCCAGTTTTAGATTTCATTGAACTTGCTCGCTTCATCCAAAACTCATCCATAATGCATCACAACAGCTGAGTGAGTTTTAGTTTACTACACAAGGCTGCTTCAACTGATCGGACTTAAATTACTTCAAGGACGAACACACCCTGACGAGACTCACAGGCGCGTCTCACTGAACAGGCGATAACCGAACGAAACTGAATAAAACGTTTACAACCAAATATTGATGTTAATGTTATTGAAcaatttactgaaaaaaaaagaaagtttactGCGAAAATAAAACGTGGACAGACTTTACaataacaaaaccaccaccaccgccatcgaCACTACTATAGATCtaatactactgttacttctacttctactactactgctacaacaacaacaacaacaactactactactactactattacttctacttccactaccaacaacaacaacaataataattatactataactgctactactcctccacctatcaccaccaccaacaacaacagcaacaacaatgacattACTTTAACTACCACCACTCCTTCACCTACCACTACCAAAACAGAAACACCAAGCCACAGACGCACCCATACCCACACAAGGCCAGATCAGCATCCTAAACGCAAACAAAGCTGCATGTCATCCCACTGCGGCGCCATACAGATGAGGTCCCTGGAAGTTCATTAATACTCATCCAGGTGCCTGACGCAGAGATCCAAGGGTACAGGACTGCTAAGTCAGATCCCACTGGAATCCTGCTCGCCTTCCGTTGTAGGTATTGACAAGCCGGAtatcttcaccctctctctctcttggccgtTCTACCCTAGGAAAATTATTGAAATGTTTTattcatgtcatttttttttaatgcgtagtaacaataaatacaaagaagGTTCGTATTACAGTATAGACGCAACAGAtatccttcactctctctctctctctctctctctctctctctctctctctctctctctctctctctctctctctctccagacattCCACCATAatattgttcatttatttattcatttattcagtaatagctttttttcccttaaggGCTGGCACCTGAGTGGGCATtttcattttcccctttttgttccccttggccagtgttcctcttacataaacagTATCTAAAAATGCATGGGAGCTAAATATTT is a genomic window containing:
- the LOC135089120 gene encoding uncharacterized protein LOC135089120 isoform X2 — translated: MPEVWYHACHLFDSQRYSFYWQGEEVFSGQAQCRWPFLLNGTVVLGQEQDHVGGGFDGTQVTRGDITQVYMWGRLLEPATVRRLASCGTAPAHDILFSTETSQMEVFGAQEDWLPRSSLCREQPFFAILPEERSLQASLQVCQVMDGSLALPTSPEENSRLTRQMMPFSDVCVPTAMWKLWLGTQMTTPGRWEGLRDAEPITYQNFRPSSSTNSSVFSCAELRLDGYWEPDYCKSKRCTACSFVRTSFLLFRGLCFDKELETRFRVVGSPEQRPVFWSHQGLLIAWSDSLRRWQMEDPNINATLMWGLGVGSDYPLGRRLWRLAREMCGQPAGHTLHASLSSCATEEFTCSTGECIAPHLRCNFHYDCPDHSDEASCAVVEASNDALLKQVPPPPPMGSPQDDILQLQPSMTLTRVAEVNDLSMSITLEFKLTLTWSDPRVNFRHLGVAGDKGTMLTEEDGGRLWRPLLRVANLDGNNLKELGRRFQAKAIAPPTQPTFNDVDTDGIYEGRYVHLHLTQRFLARVACYLELYSYPFDQQQCAVEVQLAPESGGGAAVRISPMAEVKYTGPETLAMYTVKHVQRANATENSLRVEFELHRRQGVIMLSTFLPSGLLLLVSWATLFVKISELNVRAIMSLTTLLVLYTLFANMSRSLPATASIKLIDVWFFFIIFLLFTNIVVHICVRPTTPPITEVKVFVPTHPEPAPRVPEAPRLLRWYRLVILPVLVVLFNLMFWLVVLTQ
- the LOC135089120 gene encoding uncharacterized protein LOC135089120 isoform X1; amino-acid sequence: MISPPPATKSPVEGGGSEGDESRVKVYSFQRDTTKAVTEEVFVRYNFSRDPTATTDALTVCYWVRFVVFVENNVHFSYTAFADNLDCISVGHREDLFFLWSINTVAEGALPGGVMPEVWYHACHLFDSQRYSFYWQGEEVFSGQAQCRWPFLLNGTVVLGQEQDHVGGGFDGTQVTRGDITQVYMWGRLLEPATVRRLASCGTAPAHDILFSTETSQMEVFGAQEDWLPRSSLCREQPFFAILPEERSLQASLQVCQVMDGSLALPTSPEENSRLTRQMMPFSDVCVPTAMWKLWLGTQMTTPGRWEGLRDAEPITYQNFRPSSSTNSSVFSCAELRLDGYWEPDYCKSKRCTACSFVRTSFLLFRGLCFDKELETRFRVVGSPEQRPVFWSHQGLLIAWSDSLRRWQMEDPNINATLMWGLGVGSDYPLGRRLWRLAREMCGQPAGHTLHASLSSCATEEFTCSTGECIAPHLRCNFHYDCPDHSDEASCAVVEASNDALLKQVPPPPPMGSPQDDILQLQPSMTLTRVAEVNDLSMSITLEFKLTLTWSDPRVNFRHLGVAGDKGTMLTEEDGGRLWRPLLRVANLDGNNLKELGRRFQAKAIAPPTQPTFNDVDTDGIYEGRYVHLHLTQRFLARVACYLELYSYPFDQQQCAVEVQLAPESGGGAAVRISPMAEVKYTGPETLAMYTVKHVQRANATENSLRVEFELHRRQGVIMLSTFLPSGLLLLVSWATLFVKISELNVRAIMSLTTLLVLYTLFANMSRSLPATASIKLIDVWFFFIIFLLFTNIVVHICVRPTTPPITEVKVFVPTHPEPAPRVPEAPRLLRWYRLVILPVLVVLFNLMFWLVVLTQ